The sequence TTGCAACTGCCTTTTTCTGATATTTCCCGGCACCACACCCGCTTGTTTAAGATAGGTTCAGGCGAGTGGCTAGTTGAGGATATGGGCAGTACCAACGGGACGCTACTTAACAACAGTCCCCTCAACCACCCTCACTTAGTCAATCAGGGCGATGTGATTTATCTGGGACACCGGATTAATTTGATTGTCGTTTTGCCCGATCGCTCCGACCCCCAACTTCCCGAAATCGGCACCATGCCCGAAGGAGTTACAATCCTCGGCAAAGCCAAAGAACTGCAAAAACAGTGGATAGAACCAGATACAAAAATCGAAAAAAACTACGAACAAGCAATATCGCGTTTAAAATATTTGGTTGATATCGCTAAATTTTTGAACACTGCTGAATCCATTGAAGCAATTTTCTATCAAGTCCAGAAGATCGTGTTCCGCGATATCAAGAATATTGAACGTTTAGCGCTATTAATAGACTTTAGAAATAACGGCGAACTGGAAGTAGTTAAAACTGCTACCCGACCCACAGCTAAAAATAAACATATGCCCGCTGATGGCAGTTGGATCGGTCGCACTATTTGCCGCAAAGTATTGGAAGAACAAGTTGCTCTCAAAACTGCCGACGCTCAATTTGACGAACAGTTTGACGACAATATCAGCATGATCGACAAAGGAATTCGCACGGCAATAGCTGTTCCTCTATGGGATGAAAATACTGTTTTTGGAGTGCTCTACGGCGACGCTCAATTAACTTCTAGAGAGTGGCATCAGGGCGGAGATGAAGACTTGAGCTTTTTTTCAGCTTTAGGCAATATTGTCGCTTCCAGCGTGCAGAGGTGGCTGCTGACACAGAAACTCCGCACCGAAGAAACTATGCGGCAAAGATTGGAGCGCTATCACTCCCCGGCGGTGGTGCAGCATTTAATGAATACGGGGACTTTAATTAACCACCGCCTGCCGCCTGTGGAACGGGAAATCAGCATTTTGTTTGCAGATATTGTTGGCTTTACTGCGATGTCAGAACGCTTGAGTCCACCTGAAATTGCCGGGTTGCTAAACAATTTTTTTGAGGAAATGCTGCAAGAAGTGTTTGGAGAAGGAGGAACTTTAGATAAGTTTATTGGAGATTGTATTATGGCATTTTTTGGAGCGCCGGAACCACAGCTCGATCATGCCGATCGCGCTGTTGCAGCCGCTTTAGGAATGCTCAACCGCCTTGACAATCTCAATGCCAATAATAGTTTGGGCGAACCGCTGCAATTGCGGATTTCTATTAATAGCGGCAAGGCGATAATTGGGGATGTTGGTAGTTCTAAAAGAGTTGATTATACTGTGTTGGGTTCGACAATTAATCTGGCTGCTCGGATGGAGGGAATTTGTCTGCCGGGGGAATGCGTGGTAAGCGAAACTACTTACAATTTGCTGCGATTGCCCCAAAGTTTTGAGCCGATGGGAGATTTCCGCTTTAAAGGAATCGACAGACCGATCGCAGTTTATCATAGCAACCGAAATCAAAGGTAATTGGTCATTTGTCATTGGTCATTGGTCATTTGTCATTGGTCATTTGTCATTGGTCATTTGTCATTGGTCGTTGGTCATTTGTCATTTGTCATTGGTGATTTGCCATTTGTCATTTGTCAAAAGTGCTGTCCCCGAAGAGCGAACAGCAGTGATGGGTGATGGGTGATGTTTAAGTCAGAAAGATTAAGTTATTAGTGAGGAATGCCAATCATCATCATAAAACTTTTATAACTAATCGGGCATGGTATTTAATAGAGATTTACCGACGCTGAGAATTTGAACTTCGTCTCCTATATGTACTATTTTTCCTGCTGCTTGATGCGGCACTTGCGTCTTGACTATCAGCCGATTAAACTGATTTAAGTTCCCTGTTTTTACCAGGTCAGGCATGATTTCCTTCTGCTTGGCTATCAGTAATTTATTCAAATTGGGAGCAACTTCTGTCGCCGTAGAATTTCGCGTAGAGAGCAGACAGGGATGACCGGGATTAACACCTTCAAATATGACTGGGCCGATTTTAAACCTGACTACTTCGTCACCTCCTCCGAAAAGTTGGTCTTCCCAAAAAGCAGGGACATCTCCTATTTCAATATTAGCTCGGAAGCGGTGGCGCATCTCGTTAACGCAAACTCTCGGAAACCAAGATGCAACTTGGGCAATTGTTTCGGTACCAATCATGGTTGGGCCGGGTGCAGCGTTATCTTCGGGAAAGCCTGCGAGCAAGTTTTCAATTAACTTGACCTGGAAACCGAAGTAGTTGCTCAACCAATATTCTATTCCGGGGCGTTCTCTATCTACATGAAAAAATATTTCTTGTTCGGTGTCTTGAATTTTCAGACCGGCAATTCTATGTTTCATGTCAAATGATAAGCGCAAAAAATCAACTCCGCTGTTGCGCCTACTGTTTACGAATGCTCCGGAGCGATCGCAGATGGCAAAAGAGCGATCGCCTTGTAGAGCTCCGCTGGCAAGAATAGTAGCTTGACTGACTGCTATGCCGTCAAGGGACTTGACCGGATAGATATGAATGCTGGCGACGTAAGACATTGTGATTCATTGATAAATAATTGTCATTTTAGATACACTATAGCATCTCCGACAGGCAGAAGTATAACCGCCGTTGACTTCATGAAATAAAAAGTGGCCTCTTTTTTAAAGTTTAAATTTGGCAGCTACTTGTAAAGAAAAAGTAAAGAAATCTCGCTCAGCTTGCGGTAAATATCATACTCATAAATATAAATATTTAAATCAAGTTGCAAACAATGAGCGACCCCAAAAATATAGGCAGGATGTCCAGGCGGAGTGTCATATGGATGGCCGGTGCAGGGACACTGATCGCAACTATTGCACCAGGACTATTCAAAACAGAACCCGCCTATGCAGGAGAGGCAATCTCAAACATCACTCCCGACGCCGCACTCAAGAAATTGATGAGGGGGAATCAGCGCTATATTGACCAAAAACGGACTTTTCCCGACCAAAGCCGATCGCGAATTTCTGAAGTAGCAAAGGGTCAACATCCGTTTGCAACCATCCTGGCTTGTTCTGATTCGCGGGTGACTCCCGAAATTATTTTCGACCAAGGATTAGGGGATTTATTTGATATCCGAGTAGCTGGAAATTTTCTCGATGATGGGGTTCTCGGAAATATGGAATATGCCGCACTAGAATTAGGGGTTCCGCTATTAGTAATTCTGGGTCACGAACGCTGTGGTGCTGTGAAAGCAGCTTTAGATGGCAAACCAGTCCCCGGTCACATTGGCACTTTGGTAACAGCTATTAAACCCGCAGTTGATGCGACAAAAGGTCAACCGGGCGATGCCTGGGATAACGCAGTCAGAGCTAATGTAAAAATGAACGTAAATAAGTTAAAATCTGCGTCGCCTATTTTGGCTGAAGCGGTGAAAGCGGGCAAGTTGAAAGTTGTTGGAGGGCGCTACGATTTGGACAGCGGAAAAGTAGAGATAATTGCTTGATTTAGCTGGTATTTTTCGCAATTTGTAGGGGTAGTGCCAAGAGCATTGGTGTCAACTTAAGGTCAAACTTAGTATCGGTCTACTGTTTGACTATTAGGCCAGATCCCCCCTAGCCCCCCTTCTTAAGGGGGGAACCGGAAGCAGCTCAAAGTCCCCCTTCTTAAGGGGGATTTAGGGGGATCTGGCCTTAGATAGAAACCAGATATACAAAAGTTTTCAGGCTTAAGTTGACACCAATGTGCCCCGCCGTGCCTACCCCTTCGGGATCGAGGGGCAACCACGGGGGGATTGCCCCTACAAATTACTCGATCAGAAGTTTAGATTAAACCCATTTCTTGCAGTCCTCGGCGCAGTCGTTCTGCTTCAAAGGGGCGGCGCTGTTCGTGAAGGGCGATCGCTCTTTTGAATTCTGCTAAGCTTTCTGGCATTTTGCCGATTTTCAGCAGCGCAACGGCTAAGTTTTGATGGGCTTCGGCGTGTTCGGGATCGAGTTTAATGGCTTGTCGGTAATAGGCGATCGCATCTGCCAAATTTCCGGCTGCTTTCAAAGTCAGTCCTAAATTGTAGTGACCTAGTGCAAAATTGGGATCGATTTTTAAAGCTGCTTTGTAAGCTTTTTCTGCTGCTTGCAAATCTCCTTCGTCTTTGAGCAAATTGCCCAAATTATTGTAAGCTCCCAACTTCAGCGCTGGAAAAACATTGGTATTAATTGCTGCTTGATAGCGTTCTTTGGCTTTGGCAAATTGCTGCTGTTGGCGGTAAGCAATTCCTAAATGATAGTTGAGTTCGTAGGCAATAGAATCATCAATTGTTGCAGCAGTCAATCCCCTGGTTAATAAATTAATTCCCCGCCCGATTTGCCCGCTTTCTACGTAGAGCGCGCCTAATTTGCTGCAAGCATAAGCATCGTTTGGATAATAAGCTATATAGCGTTCCATTGCTGCTTGAGCTTTTTGGAATTTGCTTTTTGCTGCGATCGCATCTTTGTGATAACCAGAGTGGTAAATAGCCACATCGGGGAGAGAAGCTATTTTCCATTGCGGTTCCCGCTGCAAAATCTCAGCCACGCTGTCGTCTACCATAGCGTGGTACGGGCGAGAGAAGCGGATGCCGGGGCGATTGCGAAACAAGCGCGACACGAGGGAATAGGGAGATTGAGATGCGCCGATTTCTTGGCGGATGAGATTGATTAGCAGCAGTCGATCGCTCTGAATGGCCTGTTGGATTTGAGGTACAATCTCCGGTACCAGCACTTCATCGGCATCCAACACCAAAATCCAGTCGCCGTGGGCGTGTTTGAGACATTCATTGCGGGCTGCTGCAAAGTCGTCGCACCATTCAAAGTCATAAACTCTGGCCCCGGCTTCTCGGGCAATTTCACGGGTGCGATCGCCCGAACCGGTATCTAAGACGATAATTTCATCCACAACACCCTTTACGCTGTCCAAAGTCCGCGACAGTGTTGCTTCTTCATTTTTCACGATCGTGCACAGACTTAGATTCATCGGCGGTCAACTTTCCTAATTTGACAGAATTATTGTGATTTTTTTTACCAGTAAAACACAAAAGTACGAAAAACGATGCTTTGATTTAGCTTTAGATTTAAGTATAAGTATCTTTGAACACTACCAAAATTTGGTTGTACTAACCCTGGATTATTGTTAGAGGGTTGTGAACTTGCACAAATACAAGGGGCGATCGCTTGTGGGCTAAATAACTAAAGCCTTATCTCCTAGATAATTAAAGTTTTTTTTCTGCGTAGTCACTTCTTTTATAACTCTTTTGAT comes from Microcoleus sp. bin38.metabat.b11b12b14.051 and encodes:
- a CDS encoding MOSC N-terminal beta barrel domain-containing protein, producing the protein MSYVASIHIYPVKSLDGIAVSQATILASGALQGDRSFAICDRSGAFVNSRRNSGVDFLRLSFDMKHRIAGLKIQDTEQEIFFHVDRERPGIEYWLSNYFGFQVKLIENLLAGFPEDNAAPGPTMIGTETIAQVASWFPRVCVNEMRHRFRANIEIGDVPAFWEDQLFGGGDEVVRFKIGPVIFEGVNPGHPCLLSTRNSTATEVAPNLNKLLIAKQKEIMPDLVKTGNLNQFNRLIVKTQVPHQAAGKIVHIGDEVQILSVGKSLLNTMPD
- a CDS encoding TPR domain-containing glycosyltransferase, encoding MNLSLCTIVKNEEATLSRTLDSVKGVVDEIIVLDTGSGDRTREIAREAGARVYDFEWCDDFAAARNECLKHAHGDWILVLDADEVLVPEIVPQIQQAIQSDRLLLINLIRQEIGASQSPYSLVSRLFRNRPGIRFSRPYHAMVDDSVAEILQREPQWKIASLPDVAIYHSGYHKDAIAAKSKFQKAQAAMERYIAYYPNDAYACSKLGALYVESGQIGRGINLLTRGLTAATIDDSIAYELNYHLGIAYRQQQQFAKAKERYQAAINTNVFPALKLGAYNNLGNLLKDEGDLQAAEKAYKAALKIDPNFALGHYNLGLTLKAAGNLADAIAYYRQAIKLDPEHAEAHQNLAVALLKIGKMPESLAEFKRAIALHEQRRPFEAERLRRGLQEMGLI
- a CDS encoding carbonic anhydrase, which gives rise to MSDPKNIGRMSRRSVIWMAGAGTLIATIAPGLFKTEPAYAGEAISNITPDAALKKLMRGNQRYIDQKRTFPDQSRSRISEVAKGQHPFATILACSDSRVTPEIIFDQGLGDLFDIRVAGNFLDDGVLGNMEYAALELGVPLLVILGHERCGAVKAALDGKPVPGHIGTLVTAIKPAVDATKGQPGDAWDNAVRANVKMNVNKLKSASPILAEAVKAGKLKVVGGRYDLDSGKVEIIA
- a CDS encoding adenylate/guanylate cyclase domain-containing protein, which translates into the protein MNELNLQLQINGIIEKTVPVEGDDFIIGRLLECDLQLPFSDISRHHTRLFKIGSGEWLVEDMGSTNGTLLNNSPLNHPHLVNQGDVIYLGHRINLIVVLPDRSDPQLPEIGTMPEGVTILGKAKELQKQWIEPDTKIEKNYEQAISRLKYLVDIAKFLNTAESIEAIFYQVQKIVFRDIKNIERLALLIDFRNNGELEVVKTATRPTAKNKHMPADGSWIGRTICRKVLEEQVALKTADAQFDEQFDDNISMIDKGIRTAIAVPLWDENTVFGVLYGDAQLTSREWHQGGDEDLSFFSALGNIVASSVQRWLLTQKLRTEETMRQRLERYHSPAVVQHLMNTGTLINHRLPPVEREISILFADIVGFTAMSERLSPPEIAGLLNNFFEEMLQEVFGEGGTLDKFIGDCIMAFFGAPEPQLDHADRAVAAALGMLNRLDNLNANNSLGEPLQLRISINSGKAIIGDVGSSKRVDYTVLGSTINLAARMEGICLPGECVVSETTYNLLRLPQSFEPMGDFRFKGIDRPIAVYHSNRNQR